One Streptomyces sp. SAI-135 DNA segment encodes these proteins:
- a CDS encoding LCP family protein, whose amino-acid sequence MNDWPEGWSGDNRGDRYGRGSASAQPESARVMRQVRRGQAAPGQGAYGRQGPSAPPYGNGVPQQQPSYVNGQGHGGDYDAYDSGYNTGQVYGSPGGGGYGGPGDPVGGRGPRPAPNWRKRIKWTAIVVLTGLVVTTVSTYFWADSKLNREVDLSKVIDRPEQGDGTNYLIVGSDSRAGLSSEQKKQLHTGSAEGKRTDSMMILHTGSNGDTLISLPRDSDVEIPTFVGSESGKTYKGTGRHVKLNAAYAEDGPELLVRTVEFNTGLKIDHYVEIGFAGFANIVDAVGGVEIDIPKGGMKDTKSGADFEAGKQTLNGDQALAFVRTRYALAGSDLDRTKNQQKFLNALANQVATPSTVLNPFKLYPTMGAGLDSLIVDKDMGLYDLGKMFWAMKGVNGGDGTSMNMPISGSTGGNLLWDKAKVKTLVDELKNDEKVTVSGN is encoded by the coding sequence ATGAACGATTGGCCCGAGGGATGGTCCGGCGACAACCGCGGCGACCGGTACGGACGCGGCAGCGCGAGCGCACAGCCCGAGAGCGCCCGCGTGATGCGGCAGGTCCGCCGCGGTCAGGCGGCACCCGGGCAGGGCGCGTACGGCCGCCAGGGCCCGTCCGCGCCGCCGTACGGAAACGGCGTGCCCCAGCAGCAGCCGTCGTACGTCAACGGCCAGGGGCACGGCGGTGACTACGACGCGTACGACAGCGGCTACAACACGGGCCAGGTCTACGGCAGCCCCGGCGGCGGTGGCTACGGCGGCCCCGGCGACCCGGTCGGCGGCCGTGGTCCGCGGCCCGCGCCGAACTGGCGCAAGCGGATCAAGTGGACCGCGATCGTCGTGCTCACCGGGCTGGTCGTGACGACCGTCTCCACCTACTTCTGGGCCGACTCCAAGCTCAACCGCGAGGTCGACCTGTCCAAGGTCATCGACCGGCCGGAGCAGGGCGACGGCACCAACTACCTCATCGTCGGCTCCGACAGCCGCGCCGGGCTCTCCTCCGAGCAGAAGAAGCAGCTGCACACCGGCTCCGCCGAGGGCAAGCGCACCGACTCGATGATGATCCTGCACACCGGCAGCAACGGCGACACGCTGATCTCGCTGCCGCGTGACTCGGACGTGGAGATCCCGACCTTCGTGGGCTCCGAGTCCGGCAAGACGTACAAGGGCACCGGCCGGCACGTGAAGCTGAACGCCGCCTACGCCGAGGACGGCCCCGAACTGCTCGTGCGCACGGTCGAGTTCAACACCGGCCTGAAGATCGACCACTACGTCGAGATCGGCTTCGCCGGCTTCGCGAACATCGTGGACGCGGTCGGCGGCGTCGAGATCGACATCCCCAAGGGCGGCATGAAGGACACCAAGTCCGGTGCCGACTTCGAGGCGGGCAAGCAGACCCTCAACGGCGACCAGGCCCTCGCCTTCGTGCGCACCCGGTACGCCCTCGCGGGCTCCGACCTCGACCGCACGAAGAACCAGCAGAAGTTCCTCAACGCGCTCGCCAACCAGGTCGCCACCCCGAGCACCGTCCTCAACCCCTTCAAGCTCTACCCGACGATGGGCGCGGGCCTCGACTCGCTGATCGTCGACAAGGACATGGGCCTGTACGACCTGGGCAAGATGTTCTGGGCCATGAAGGGCGTCAACGGCGGTGACGGCACCTCCATGAACATGCCGATCTCCGGCTCCACGGGCGGCAACCTGCTCTGGGACAAGGCCAAGGTGAAGACCCTGGTCGACGAGCTGAAGAACGACGAGAAGGTCACCGTCTCGGGCAACTGA
- a CDS encoding class I SAM-dependent methyltransferase, which produces MTSSQHETPLQRDATEAFDAAERSMWKGRTEAYAGSFARLCAHPVEALLDAAGVGADTRVLDVGTGTGTAAVAARARGARVSAVDADAGMVAAARARGIDARTAGLPELPYSDGEFDAVVGNFVLNHVGRPRTALAELHRLLRPGGRIAVTTWSARRGAGQDPLGRACEAGGAVPPPYLPRLDPVQDWPRTPQGLAQLLDGAGFVASEAAELAWDHRAGVEEWWSGAAGGVATVGLVVTSQDPETVARIRREYDRLSAEHTVAEGQLALPHIALLGSGRRP; this is translated from the coding sequence ATGACCTCATCCCAGCACGAGACACCCTTGCAGCGGGACGCCACCGAGGCCTTCGACGCCGCCGAGCGCTCGATGTGGAAGGGCCGCACCGAGGCGTACGCCGGCAGCTTCGCGCGGCTGTGCGCCCACCCCGTGGAGGCCCTGCTGGACGCCGCCGGGGTCGGGGCGGACACGCGCGTCCTCGACGTCGGTACCGGCACCGGTACGGCGGCCGTGGCGGCGCGGGCACGCGGCGCCCGGGTGAGTGCCGTGGACGCCGATGCCGGGATGGTGGCCGCGGCACGGGCCCGCGGGATCGACGCGCGCACCGCGGGGCTTCCTGAACTCCCCTACTCGGACGGTGAGTTCGACGCCGTGGTCGGCAACTTCGTCCTCAACCACGTCGGCCGCCCTCGCACCGCCCTCGCCGAGCTCCACCGCCTCCTGCGCCCCGGCGGCCGGATCGCCGTCACGACGTGGAGTGCGCGGCGCGGTGCCGGTCAGGACCCGCTGGGCCGGGCCTGCGAGGCGGGCGGGGCCGTACCGCCGCCGTATCTCCCGCGGCTGGACCCCGTGCAGGACTGGCCCCGCACACCGCAGGGGCTTGCCCAACTCCTCGACGGGGCGGGCTTCGTGGCCTCGGAGGCGGCCGAACTCGCCTGGGACCACCGGGCCGGTGTCGAGGAGTGGTGGAGCGGTGCCGCGGGCGGTGTCGCCACCGTCGGGCTGGTCGTCACCTCGCAGGACCCGGAGACGGTGGCGCGTATCCGCCGGGAGTACGACCGGTTGAGCGCCGAACACACGGTGGCGGAAGGGCAGTTGGCCCTTCCGCACATCGCGCTGCTCGGCTCGGGACGGCGACCGTAG
- a CDS encoding four-helix bundle copper-binding protein, producing MTQAESMSAMSKEMQDCVAACMECHSVCEETMSSCMQMGGQAQMQIMRALIDCAEMTRMCADMMMRRSPLSAEMCAMCAKACEMCAEACMSMPDDAQMMRCAQACRRCVETCRAMAGMAM from the coding sequence ATGACCCAGGCCGAGAGCATGTCCGCGATGAGCAAGGAGATGCAGGACTGCGTGGCGGCGTGCATGGAGTGCCACAGCGTGTGCGAGGAGACCATGAGCTCCTGCATGCAGATGGGCGGCCAGGCGCAGATGCAGATCATGCGCGCGCTCATCGACTGCGCCGAGATGACCCGCATGTGCGCGGACATGATGATGCGCCGCTCGCCCCTGTCGGCGGAGATGTGCGCGATGTGCGCCAAGGCGTGCGAGATGTGCGCCGAGGCGTGTATGTCCATGCCGGACGATGCCCAGATGATGCGCTGTGCGCAGGCGTGTCGTCGCTGCGTGGAGACCTGTCGGGCGATGGCGGGCATGGCGATGTGA
- a CDS encoding UDP-glucose/GDP-mannose dehydrogenase family protein produces MALKITVIGTGYLGATHAAAMAELGFEVLGLDVVPEKIEMLQRGEVPMYEPGLEDLLRKHVAGIEGSTGRLRFTMDFAEVGAFGDVHFVCVNTPQRHGEYACDMSYVDSAIASLAPHLSRPALVVGKSTVPVGSADRLARYLADHSPAGADAELAWNPEFLREGFAVDDTLHPDRIVVGVRSERAEKLLREVYATPLGEGTPFVVTDFPTAELVKTSANSFLATKISFINAMAEVCEAADGDVAKLAEAIGYDDRIGKKFLRAGIGFGGGCLPKDIRAFMARAGELGADQALTFLREIDSINMRQRGQMVELARQILGGGPFLGKRVAVLGATFKPDSDDVRDSPALNVAGQIHLQGGQVTVYDPKGMDNARRLFPTLGYADTAVDAVRGADVVLHLTEWREFRELDPAALGEVAAAKVVLDGRNALDPVLWRKAGWTYRAMGRPTA; encoded by the coding sequence ATGGCCCTCAAGATCACCGTGATCGGCACCGGCTACCTCGGCGCCACCCACGCCGCGGCCATGGCCGAGCTCGGGTTCGAGGTGCTGGGGCTCGACGTGGTGCCCGAGAAGATCGAGATGCTCCAGCGTGGTGAGGTCCCGATGTACGAGCCGGGCCTGGAGGACCTGCTGCGCAAGCATGTCGCCGGGATCGAGGGCTCCACCGGCCGGCTGCGCTTCACCATGGACTTCGCCGAGGTGGGCGCCTTCGGCGATGTGCACTTCGTCTGTGTGAACACTCCGCAGCGGCACGGCGAGTACGCCTGCGACATGTCGTACGTCGACTCCGCGATCGCCTCCCTGGCCCCGCACCTGAGCCGTCCGGCCCTGGTCGTCGGCAAGTCGACGGTGCCCGTGGGCTCCGCCGACCGGCTGGCCCGCTACCTGGCCGACCACTCCCCCGCGGGCGCGGACGCGGAGCTGGCCTGGAACCCGGAGTTCCTGCGCGAGGGCTTCGCCGTGGACGACACGCTGCACCCGGACCGGATCGTCGTCGGTGTGCGCAGCGAGCGCGCGGAGAAGCTGCTGCGCGAGGTGTACGCGACTCCGCTCGGCGAGGGCACGCCGTTCGTGGTGACGGACTTCCCGACCGCCGAGCTGGTGAAGACGTCCGCGAACTCCTTCCTGGCGACCAAGATCTCCTTCATCAACGCGATGGCGGAGGTCTGCGAGGCCGCCGACGGCGATGTCGCCAAGCTGGCCGAGGCCATCGGGTACGACGACCGGATCGGGAAGAAGTTCCTGCGGGCCGGGATCGGCTTCGGCGGCGGTTGTCTGCCGAAGGACATCCGCGCCTTCATGGCCCGCGCGGGTGAGCTCGGCGCCGACCAGGCGCTGACCTTCCTGCGCGAGATCGACTCGATCAACATGCGCCAGCGCGGGCAGATGGTGGAGCTGGCCCGGCAGATACTGGGCGGCGGGCCGTTCCTCGGCAAGCGCGTCGCGGTGCTCGGTGCCACCTTCAAGCCCGATTCCGACGACGTGCGCGACTCCCCCGCGCTGAACGTCGCCGGGCAGATCCACCTTCAGGGCGGCCAGGTCACGGTCTACGACCCCAAGGGCATGGACAACGCCCGCCGCCTGTTCCCGACCCTGGGCTACGCCGACACGGCCGTGGACGCGGTCCGGGGCGCCGACGTCGTCCTGCACCTCACGGAGTGGCGGGAGTTCCGCGAGCTGGACCCGGCGGCCCTCGGCGAGGTCGCGGCGGCGAAGGTGGTCCTGGACGGCCGCAACGCCCTGGACCCGGTCCTGTGGCGCAAGGCGGGGTGGACGTACCGGGCGATGGGGCGGCCGACGGCCTGA
- a CDS encoding DNA gyrase subunit B, whose amino-acid sequence MSGEAIEYDASHITVLEGRHAIRKRPGMYVGSTGERGLRQLVFDVAERAVNEVLAGTASRVDITFLADGGVRVADDGPGVPVEAAGHTGGPGLETLLTRPLTGPDTSGRHDLTSGLFGVGPCVTTALSSRLTAEVRREGTRWVQEYVRGAALAPPTAMGPASGSGTALAFWPDADIFETTEFVFGVFEERFRELAFLNRDLDVSLTDERPPGEPRSVRFRFPDGVREFVAYLDREAGRAGTAGTAGRAAHPDVIAFERDTPAATVDVALRWSDSREERVRGFANSWPAFEGSTHLLGFRDGLVGAVNAYARGRGLLAAADADLSADRIGEGLTAVVSVKLDRPEFLGATRGLLGNAAVLLCVTEVVQEHLGRWFEERPEQAGAIVGRFL is encoded by the coding sequence ATGAGTGGGGAAGCCATCGAGTACGACGCCAGCCACATCACGGTTCTGGAGGGGCGGCACGCCATCCGGAAACGGCCGGGGATGTACGTCGGCTCCACCGGTGAACGCGGCCTGCGCCAGCTGGTGTTCGACGTGGCCGAGCGGGCGGTGAACGAGGTCCTCGCCGGCACCGCCAGCCGCGTCGACATCACCTTCCTGGCCGACGGCGGTGTGCGGGTCGCGGACGACGGACCGGGCGTCCCCGTCGAAGCGGCGGGACACACCGGCGGTCCCGGCCTGGAGACCCTGCTGACCCGGCCCCTCACCGGGCCGGACACCAGTGGGCGGCACGACCTGACGTCGGGGCTCTTCGGGGTCGGCCCCTGTGTCACCACCGCTCTGTCGAGCCGCCTGACGGCCGAGGTGCGGCGGGAGGGGACGCGCTGGGTCCAGGAGTACGTCCGCGGGGCCGCCCTCGCCCCGCCCACCGCGATGGGCCCGGCGAGCGGCAGCGGGACCGCTCTCGCGTTCTGGCCCGACGCCGACATCTTCGAGACGACGGAGTTCGTGTTCGGCGTCTTCGAGGAGCGCTTCCGTGAACTGGCCTTCCTGAACCGGGACTTGGACGTCTCACTGACCGACGAACGCCCTCCGGGCGAGCCCCGTTCGGTGCGGTTCCGATTCCCGGACGGGGTACGGGAGTTCGTCGCCTACCTCGACCGGGAGGCGGGGAGGGCCGGGACAGCTGGGACCGCCGGGAGGGCCGCCCACCCCGACGTCATCGCCTTCGAGCGAGACACTCCGGCGGCGACGGTGGACGTGGCGCTGCGCTGGTCCGATTCGCGCGAGGAGCGGGTGCGGGGCTTCGCCAACAGTTGGCCCGCCTTCGAGGGCAGCACCCACCTGCTGGGCTTCCGGGACGGGCTGGTCGGCGCGGTCAACGCGTACGCGCGCGGGCGGGGGTTGCTGGCGGCCGCCGACGCGGATCTGAGCGCGGACCGGATCGGCGAGGGCCTGACGGCGGTCGTGTCGGTGAAGCTGGACCGGCCGGAGTTTCTCGGTGCCACGCGCGGCCTTCTGGGCAACGCGGCGGTGCTGCTGTGCGTCACGGAGGTCGTACAGGAGCACCTCGGCCGATGGTTCGAGGAGCGGCCGGAGCAGGCCGGTGCCATCGTCGGCCGGTTTCTCTGA
- a CDS encoding plastocyanin/azurin family copper-binding protein: MRALLRAAAALALLTVWLLPADRAQAATYSVAMKGYAFSPASLSVPAGSTVTWTDYDTAPHDVQTTSGPVPIHSPMLDKGQSWSFTFTTAGSYGYVCTVHPDMTAGITVRAAAPATKPAAPTEHVHTAEPRTPSRPTSSRPVRSAPAMTMPSPTRSPTASGAAVP; encoded by the coding sequence GTGAGGGCGCTGCTGCGGGCCGCGGCGGCGCTCGCCCTCCTCACGGTCTGGCTGCTCCCGGCGGACCGGGCCCAGGCTGCGACCTACTCCGTCGCCATGAAGGGCTACGCCTTCTCGCCCGCCTCTCTGAGCGTGCCCGCCGGCTCGACCGTCACCTGGACCGACTACGACACCGCCCCGCACGATGTGCAGACCACCTCCGGCCCCGTCCCGATCCACTCCCCCATGCTCGACAAGGGCCAGAGCTGGAGCTTCACCTTCACCACGGCCGGTTCCTACGGCTATGTCTGCACGGTCCATCCGGACATGACGGCGGGGATCACGGTGCGGGCGGCGGCCCCGGCGACGAAACCGGCGGCGCCGACCGAGCATGTGCACACGGCCGAGCCCCGGACGCCCTCACGTCCGACCTCCTCGCGTCCGGTCCGCTCGGCACCGGCGATGACGATGCCCTCGCCGACCCGGTCACCCACGGCGTCCGGGGCCGCCGTACCGTAG
- a CDS encoding CGNR zinc finger domain-containing protein yields the protein MSERSPAPGGLALVESLVNTVDLESGADSLDTVEGRERFGIAEAELARARELRESLRVALLAHAGHPPHRTVTPLGELLAAAPLFLTVTPSDGSAALAPADTGPLLSRVAAAVAEALVAGTWIRLKACEAVDCHWAYYDRSPAGRGRWCSMQVCGARAKMRRYRARG from the coding sequence ATGAGTGAGCGATCGCCCGCGCCCGGGGGACTGGCCCTGGTCGAGTCCCTGGTGAACACGGTGGACCTGGAGTCGGGCGCCGATTCGCTGGACACGGTGGAGGGGCGGGAGCGGTTCGGGATCGCCGAGGCGGAGCTGGCGCGGGCACGTGAGCTGCGGGAGTCGCTGCGGGTCGCCCTGCTGGCCCACGCCGGACATCCGCCGCATCGCACGGTGACGCCGCTGGGAGAGCTGCTGGCGGCGGCGCCCCTGTTTCTGACGGTGACCCCGTCGGACGGCTCGGCCGCCCTCGCCCCCGCCGACACCGGGCCCCTGCTCTCCCGCGTCGCCGCCGCCGTCGCCGAGGCGCTGGTCGCCGGTACCTGGATCCGTCTGAAGGCCTGCGAGGCCGTGGACTGCCACTGGGCGTACTACGACCGGAGCCCGGCGGGGCGGGGGCGGTGGTGCTCCATGCAGGTGTGCGGGGCCCGGGCGAAGATGCGGCGGTACCGGGCGAGGGGCTGA
- a CDS encoding VOC family protein — translation MAIAELGAVVLDCPDPRALAGFYAGVLGGTVEGEGDWVDLKTPGGPSLAFQAAPGFVPPKWPAPDASQQFHLDLTVQDLDVAEQEVLALGARPLDTEDRSRTFRVYADPAGHPFCLCAC, via the coding sequence ATGGCCATCGCCGAACTCGGAGCCGTCGTACTGGACTGCCCGGACCCGCGCGCGCTCGCCGGTTTCTACGCCGGTGTCCTCGGCGGCACCGTCGAGGGCGAGGGTGACTGGGTGGACCTCAAGACCCCCGGCGGACCGTCGCTGGCCTTCCAGGCCGCCCCCGGTTTCGTACCGCCGAAGTGGCCCGCCCCCGACGCCTCGCAGCAGTTCCACCTGGACCTGACCGTCCAGGACCTGGACGTGGCCGAGCAGGAGGTGCTGGCGCTCGGGGCCAGGCCGCTGGACACCGAGGACCGCTCGCGCACCTTCCGTGTGTACGCGGACCCGGCGGGGCACCCGTTCTGCCTCTGCGCCTGCTGA
- a CDS encoding VOC family protein, which translates to MTVARFRSVVIDCPDPRALARFYAGIVGGTPEDDDPDWVVLRVPAGPRLAFLSAPDLTPPEWPRADRNSQQFHLDFDGGTTWEEIDAAEAKVLELGARLLHAEDKEDFRVYADPAGHPFCLCRIDPV; encoded by the coding sequence GTGACTGTCGCACGTTTCCGTTCCGTCGTGATCGACTGCCCCGACCCCCGCGCGCTCGCCCGCTTCTACGCCGGGATCGTGGGCGGCACCCCGGAGGACGACGACCCCGACTGGGTGGTCCTGCGCGTCCCCGCCGGTCCCCGGCTCGCCTTCCTGAGCGCCCCGGATCTCACCCCGCCCGAGTGGCCGCGGGCGGACCGCAACTCCCAGCAGTTCCACCTGGACTTCGACGGCGGGACCACCTGGGAGGAGATCGACGCGGCCGAGGCCAAGGTGCTGGAGCTGGGCGCCCGGCTGCTGCACGCCGAGGACAAGGAGGACTTCAGGGTGTACGCGGATCCGGCGGGGCACCCCTTCTGCCTCTGCCGTATCGACCCGGTGTAG
- a CDS encoding dipeptidase — translation MADLQDELHPEVGELPQLFGTVPELCAPGSDPDAELLERARALLAAHPVADGYSGLPWALRHLPWFDLELGESAVDTDVPRLREGHVGALMWSLHLPEGLDGDRAVGATLEQLDLVKTVVRNHPEGLRLARTAGQATDARNCGRAAVLLGPAGAAALGDSLGILRSLHALGLRALTLTGVSWASAAGLTRFGEEVLREMNRLGVLADLSGASDATIRRALAVSKAPVLFSRSAARALRPHPANLPDDLLAGLGAAKGLCMVPLTAEQTGPTVRDVADHLDHVRAVAGAECVGLSGTYDAGTAHPQELGDASCYPHLVAELLRRGWDEADIALLTWGNVQRLLRESDFTARAAQLRREPSTAKIAELDG, via the coding sequence ATGGCAGATCTCCAGGACGAACTGCACCCCGAGGTGGGAGAGCTGCCCCAGCTCTTCGGGACCGTGCCGGAGCTGTGCGCCCCGGGCTCCGACCCGGACGCCGAGCTGCTGGAGCGCGCCCGTGCCCTCCTCGCCGCGCACCCCGTCGCCGACGGGTACAGCGGTCTGCCCTGGGCCCTGCGGCACCTGCCCTGGTTCGACCTGGAGCTCGGCGAGAGCGCGGTGGACACGGACGTACCCAGACTCAGGGAGGGGCACGTGGGCGCCCTGATGTGGTCGCTGCACCTGCCCGAGGGGCTCGACGGGGACAGGGCTGTCGGCGCCACCCTGGAACAGCTCGACCTGGTCAAGACGGTCGTACGCAACCATCCCGAGGGCCTGCGGCTGGCCCGTACCGCGGGACAGGCCACCGACGCCCGCAACTGCGGCCGCGCCGCCGTCCTGCTCGGCCCGGCCGGTGCCGCCGCCCTCGGCGACTCGCTGGGCATCCTGCGCTCCCTGCACGCCCTCGGCCTGCGCGCCCTCACCCTGACCGGGGTGTCCTGGGCGAGCGCGGCGGGGCTCACCCGGTTCGGCGAGGAGGTGCTGCGCGAGATGAACAGGCTCGGCGTCCTCGCCGACCTCTCCGGCGCCTCCGACGCCACCATCCGCCGCGCCCTGGCGGTGTCCAAGGCGCCGGTGCTCTTCAGCCGCTCCGCCGCCCGCGCGCTGCGCCCGCACCCGGCCAACCTGCCCGACGACCTGCTCGCCGGGCTGGGTGCCGCCAAGGGGCTGTGCATGGTTCCGCTGACCGCCGAGCAGACCGGTCCGACGGTCCGGGACGTCGCCGACCACCTTGACCATGTGCGCGCGGTCGCCGGCGCCGAGTGCGTGGGCCTGTCCGGCACCTACGACGCCGGAACGGCCCACCCGCAGGAGCTCGGCGACGCCTCCTGTTACCCGCACCTCGTCGCCGAGCTGCTGCGCCGCGGCTGGGACGAAGCCGACATCGCACTGCTGACCTGGGGCAATGTCCAGCGGCTGCTGCGCGAGTCCGACTTCACCGCCCGGGCGGCGCAGCTGCGGCGCGAGCCGTCCACGGCGAAGATCGCCGAGCTCGACGGCTGA
- a CDS encoding dipeptidase: MTAVDRLESARELLREFPVVDGHNDLPWALREQVRYDLDARDIATDQSAHLHTDLARLRAGGVGAQYWSVYVRSDLPDAVPATLEQIDCVRQLQARYAGTLRPALTAADMEAARAEGRIASLMGAEGGHSIANSLATLRALYALGVRYMTLTHNDNVDWADSATDEPGVGGLSAFGRAVVREMNREGMLVDLSHVAATTMRDALDATLAPVIFSHSSARAVCDHPRNIPDDVLERLPSNGGMAMVTFVPKFVLQAAVDWTAAADENMREHGFHHLATTPEAMRVHRAFEERTPRPVATVSTVADHLDHMREVAGVDHIGIGGDYDGTAFTPDGLNDVSGYPNLIAELLDRGWSRTDLAKLTWQNAVRVLSAAEDVSRDLQATRGPSNATITQLDA; the protein is encoded by the coding sequence GTGACCGCCGTGGACCGGCTGGAGAGCGCCCGGGAACTCCTGCGTGAGTTCCCGGTCGTCGACGGCCACAACGACCTCCCGTGGGCGCTGCGCGAACAGGTCCGCTACGACCTCGACGCCCGGGACATCGCCACGGACCAGTCGGCCCACCTGCACACCGACCTGGCGCGGCTGCGCGCCGGCGGGGTCGGCGCGCAGTACTGGTCGGTGTACGTACGCTCCGACCTGCCCGACGCGGTCCCGGCGACCCTGGAACAGATCGACTGCGTACGCCAGCTCCAGGCGCGGTACGCCGGGACGCTGCGGCCCGCGCTCACCGCCGCGGACATGGAGGCGGCGCGCGCGGAGGGCCGTATCGCATCCCTCATGGGCGCCGAGGGCGGCCACTCCATCGCCAACTCCCTCGCCACGCTACGCGCGTTGTACGCGCTCGGCGTGCGCTACATGACCCTCACCCACAACGACAACGTGGACTGGGCGGACTCGGCGACGGACGAGCCCGGCGTCGGAGGGCTCTCCGCCTTCGGCCGCGCGGTGGTCCGGGAGATGAACCGCGAGGGCATGCTCGTGGACCTCTCGCACGTGGCGGCGACGACCATGCGGGACGCACTCGACGCCACGCTCGCGCCGGTGATCTTCTCCCACTCCTCCGCGCGGGCCGTGTGCGACCACCCGCGCAACATCCCGGACGACGTCCTGGAACGCCTCCCGTCCAACGGCGGCATGGCCATGGTCACCTTCGTCCCGAAGTTCGTCCTCCAGGCCGCCGTCGACTGGACGGCCGCGGCCGACGAGAACATGCGCGAGCACGGCTTCCACCACCTCGCGACCACCCCCGAGGCGATGCGGGTGCACCGTGCCTTCGAGGAGCGCACCCCGCGTCCGGTCGCCACGGTCTCGACGGTCGCCGACCACCTGGACCACATGCGCGAGGTGGCCGGCGTGGACCACATCGGCATCGGCGGCGACTACGACGGCACGGCGTTCACCCCGGACGGCCTGAACGACGTCTCGGGCTACCCGAACCTGATCGCCGAACTCCTCGACCGCGGCTGGTCCCGCACCGACCTCGCCAAGCTCACCTGGCAGAACGCGGTACGCGTGCTGAGCGCGGCGGAGGACGTCTCCCGGGACCTCCAAGCCACCCGGGGCCCGTCCAACGCGACGATCACGCAGCTGGACGCCTGA
- the purE gene encoding 5-(carboxyamino)imidazole ribonucleotide mutase: MGSDSDWPVMEAAAQVLDEFEIEYEVDVVSAHRMPREMIAYGEQAAERGLKAIIAGAGGAAHLPGMLASVTPLPVIGVPVPLKYLDGMDSLLSIVQMPAGVPVATVSVGGARNAGLLAARILAAHDEELLGRMREFQQELNDQATEKGKRLRSKVEGSNGFGFGK; the protein is encoded by the coding sequence ATGGGGTCGGACTCCGACTGGCCCGTCATGGAGGCCGCCGCCCAGGTCCTCGACGAGTTCGAGATCGAGTACGAGGTCGACGTCGTCTCCGCGCACCGCATGCCGCGCGAGATGATCGCGTACGGCGAGCAGGCGGCCGAGCGGGGCCTGAAGGCGATCATCGCGGGCGCGGGCGGTGCCGCCCACCTGCCCGGCATGCTCGCCTCCGTCACCCCCCTCCCGGTGATCGGCGTCCCGGTGCCGCTGAAGTACCTCGACGGCATGGACTCGCTGCTCTCCATCGTGCAGATGCCGGCCGGCGTCCCCGTCGCGACCGTCTCCGTCGGCGGCGCCCGCAACGCCGGTCTCCTCGCGGCCCGCATCCTCGCCGCGCACGACGAGGAACTCCTCGGCCGCATGCGGGAGTTCCAGCAGGAACTCAACGACCAGGCCACCGAGAAGGGCAAGCGCCTGCGGTCCAAGGTCGAGGGCTCCAACGGCTTCGGCTTCGGCAAGTGA